Proteins encoded together in one Lathyrus oleraceus cultivar Zhongwan6 chromosome 5, CAAS_Psat_ZW6_1.0, whole genome shotgun sequence window:
- the LOC127080747 gene encoding uncharacterized protein LOC127080747, with the protein MDSDNSDNYDQEFWELVEEEFMDDSDEEQQLQNERRSGSSSRPKRRTTVDRGREEGHNRLFNDYFSENPVYTDVQFRRRFRMHRHVFLRIVDALGNHDEYFQMRVDATGKMSLSPLQKCTFAIRMLAYGSPADLVDEYVRIGESTSIECLERFVKGVNVVFGAEYLRKPNNTDVEHLLQMGESRGFPDMLGSIDCMHWVWKNCPVAWKGQFCRGDHGKPIIMLEAVASQDLWIWHAFFGIAGSNNDINVLNQSNVFNDILEGRAPNAQYTINGTPYNMGYYLADGIYPEWATFVKTISMPQGEKKKLFAQHQESARKDVERVFGVLQSRFAIIRGPARAWHMDTLKHTIYACIILHNMIVEDERHTYGGNFDYSYDNVDINNSTTETFSGPHPNLATRLQRRASIQEKQVHRKLQGDLVEYIWERLGHEDDEI; encoded by the coding sequence ATGGATTCAGACAATTCAGATAATTACGATCAAGAATTTTGGGAGTTGGTTGAAGAAGAATTTATGGACGACAGTGATGaagaacaacaacttcagaaTGAACGTCGATCTGGAAGTTCCTCTAGGCCAAAGAGAAGAACAACGGTAGATCGAGGTCGTGAAGAAGGGCACAATCGATTATTCAATGACTACTTCTCGGAAAACCCAGTATACACAGATGTTCAATTCCGAAGAAGGTTCAGAATGCATAGACATGTATTTCTTCGAATTGTAGATGCCCTTGGAAATCATGATGAATATTTCCAAATGAGGGTCGATGCAACTGGTAAAATGAGTCTTTCACCATTGCAGAAATGTACATTTGCTATTCGTATGCTGGCGTATGGGTCTCCTGCTGACCTTGTAGACGAATATGTTCGAATCGGTGAAAGCACTTCAATTGAGTGCTTAGAAAGATTTGTTAAGGGTGTCAATGTTGTATTTGGCGCTGAGTATTTGAGAAAGCCTAACAACACTGATGTTGAACATCTTTTACAAATGGGAGAGTCACGTGGCTTTCCAGATATGTTGGGTTCCATCGATTGTATGCATTGGGTATGGAAAAATTGTCCTGTTGCATGGAAAGGACAATTTTGTCGAGGTGATCATGGTAAGCCCATAATCATGCTTGAAGCAGTGGCATCACAAGACTTATGGATTTGGCATGCTTTTTTTGGTATTGCAGGTTCAAACAATGACATTAATGTGCTAAACCAATCCAACGTGTTTAACGATATTTTGGAAGGACGTGCTCCCAATGCGCAATATACAATCAATGGGACACCATATAATATGGGGTATTATTTAGCAGATGGTATATATCCCGAGTGGGCTACATTTGTCAAGACTATTTCAATGCCACAGGgagaaaagaaaaaattatttGCTCAACATCAAGAATCGGCTAGAAAAGATGTGGAGCGAGTATTTGGAGTGCTTCAATCTCGATTTGCAATTATACGTGGCCCAGCGCGTGCCTGGCACATGGACACTCTCAAGCATACCATATATGCCTGCATCATATTGCACAACATGATTGTGGAAGATGAGCGACATACATATGGAGGTAATTTTGATTACTCTTATGATAATGTGGATATCAATAACTCAACAACTGAAACATTTAGCGGTCCTCATCCGAATCTTGCAACAAGACTACAAAGAAGAGCAAGTATTCAAGAAAAACAAGTTCATCGTAAACTTCAAGGAGATCTAGTCGAATATATTTGGGAACGTTTAGGacatgaagatgatgaaatttaA
- the LOC127084764 gene encoding glutathione S-transferase T3-like, producing the protein MDPNHFHYQQAFFNYMQNYQNPNPQNSQIPPVPTNPAIFLPSPNNPNMYPIPQMNSNSMEFSTQVPPFSTQVPPFSTQVGTEKEERVVVKKRSREQFTREEDILLIQSWLNVSKDPIVGVDQKAESFWLRIAASYNQYRGQLREKLGGQLKCRRHRINGMVQKFVGCYKIALKEKKSGTSETDVMADAHAIFAQDQGTIFNLEYAWRLLKDEAKWRIVEESIGSSAKITKTYASGASSENPDTTSSYEFNSSSPMERPMGQKAAKRKGKASEIPNATQDAKNKRAITMDRLAQAKEDELELRVVQMMMKDTSTMNDSQRDIREKYCNKMKKKYGM; encoded by the coding sequence ATGGATCCTAATCATTTTCATTATCAACAAGCTTTTTTCAATTACATGCAAAATTATCAAAATCCTAATCCTCAAAATTCTCAAATTCCACCGGTGCCAACAAACCCCGCCATATTTCTTCCGTCACCAAACAATCCAAATATGTATCCTATACCTCAAATGAATTCTAATAGTATGGAATTCTCTACTCAAGTTCCACCATTTTCTACTCAAGTCCCACCATTTTCTACTCAAGTTGGTACTGAAAAAGAAGAAAGGGTTGTCGTTAAAAAAAGATCTCGAGAGCAATTTACAAGGGAAGAGGATATACTACTTATCCAATCATGGCTCAATGTTTCAAAGGATCCAATTGTGGGAGTTGATCAAAAGGCTGAGAGTTTTTGGTTAAGAATTGCTGCTAGTTATAACCAATATCGTGGGCAATTGCGGGAAAAGTTAGGGGGACAGTTAAAATGTCGACGGCATAGAATAAATGGCATGGTTCAAAAATTTGTTGGGTGTTACAAAATTGCTCTTAAAGAAAAGAAAAGTGGGACATCCGAGACCGATGTCATGGCAGATGCACATGCTATTTTTGCTCAGGATCAAGGTACAATATTCAATCTTGAGTATGCATGGCGATTGTTAAAAGATGAAGCTAAATGGCGCATCGTCGAAGAATCGATTGGAAGTTCTGCAAAAATAACAAAGACTTATGCTAGTGGGGCATCATCGGAGAACCCAGATACAACTTCAAGTTATGAGTTTAACTCATCATCACCAATGGAGCGTCCAATGGGACAAAAAGCAGCAAAAAGGAAGGGTAAGGCATCAGAAATTCCAAATGCAACGCAAGATGCAAAGAATAAAAGAGCAATAACAATGGACAGACTTGCGCAAGCTAAGGAGGACGAGCTAGAATTAAGGGTAGTGCAAATGATGATGAAAGACACTTCTACTATGAACGATAGTCAACGAGATATTCGTGAAAAATATTGTAATAagatgaaaaaaaaatatggaatGTAG